Proteins encoded in a region of the Quercus lobata isolate SW786 chromosome 8, ValleyOak3.0 Primary Assembly, whole genome shotgun sequence genome:
- the LOC115957477 gene encoding vesicle-associated protein 4-1-like, whose product MAIADHSHHHHHKSQSDTKLFRLCPFWQSGNTSSSSSSTQNLTHSNIGSLSGRHVEGPSNPKPPPKTVSSVARSLLPPRRRLRLDPSSNLYFPNEPGKQVKSAIRLKNTSRSHVAFKFQTTAPKSCYMRPPGGILAPGESIIATVFKFVEHVENNEKQLDLKSKIKFKIMSLKVKGGIDYVPELFEEQKDEVTVERILRVVFLDVERHSPALEKLKRQLAEAEAALESQTRKKPPVDTGPRVVGEGLVIDEWKERREKYLARQQVEAVDSA is encoded by the exons ATGGCTATAGCGGAtcacagccaccaccaccaccacaaatcACAGTCTGACACGAAGCTGTTCAGGCTCTGTCCGTTTTGGCAGTCGGGCAATACGTCGTCGTCTTCATCTTCCACACAGAATCTTACTCATAGTAACATCGGGAGTCTGAGCGGCCGACACGTGGAGGGGCCGTCCAATCCGAAGCCGCCACCCAAAACGGTGTCGTCCGTTGCTCGATCGCTACTCCCACCTCGCCGAAGGCTTCGCCTTGACCCTTCCAGCAACCTCTACTTCCCAA ATGAGCCTGGTAAACAGGTTAAGAGCGCGATCAGATTGAAGAACACCAGTAGGTCCCATGTGGCGTTTAAG TTTCAAACTACGGCACCGAAGAGCTGTTATATGCGTCCTCCTGGTGGTATCCTTGCTCCTGGAGAGAGCATTATTGCAACAG TGTTCAAATTTGTGGAGCATGTTGAGAACAATGAAAAGCAATTGGACTTGAAGAGCAAGATTAAGTTCAAGATCATGAGTCTGAAGGTCAAAGGAGGAATAGATTATGTACCTGAGCTG TTTGAGGAACAAAAGGATGAAGTAACTGTTGAACGAATATTGCGGGTTGTATTTTTAGACGTGGAGCGTCATAGTCCT GCATTGGAAAAACTGAAGCGTCAATTAGCTGAAGCTGAGGCTGCTCTTGAATCACAAACACGCAAGAAACCTCCTGTAGACACCGGACCTCGGGTTGTTGGGGAAGGGCTTGTAATAGATGAATGG AAAGAGCGAAGGGAGAAATACCTGGCTCGACAGCAGGTTGAAGCGGTAGACTCAGCATAA